The following coding sequences are from one Myxococcales bacterium window:
- a CDS encoding DDE-type integrase/transposase/recombinase has product MDTQADDNERRKAVALFRYGVIADLLHWPKGKRGLGEQIAKKADRTYDIPGSRRSRIAAETIRDWLKAYRHGGFDALMPKARSDEGQARKIPQSIVDLLCMVKEDRPALSVRMVIDAVRASGEVPQDLELAPATVHRVLSRAGLMARKPETPTSNDRRRFAFAKAGEMWMSDVMHGPSVLIGGKRRQKTYLISFMDDATRVVPYAAFALGENVSCFMPVFEQALRRRGLPLRLYVDNGAAYRSHHLSLVCARLGVTLIHARPYQPQGKGKQERWHREVRRQCLGTLAEGDTASLEALNRKLWTWVEGEYHQAPHRGLDGETPLERWARACDEVRLPDIGADFSALFLFEEKRKVHKDRTVSLRGVVYEVDASLVGETVSLRFDPSRVGKPVELWVKGRKVGLAKPVDAYANCFVKRDNEVRSVLRADRVAPNPPEGLRLRDFDVVEHHDQGER; this is encoded by the coding sequence ATGGACACCCAAGCCGACGACAACGAGCGACGCAAGGCCGTCGCGCTCTTTCGCTATGGTGTGATTGCCGACCTATTGCACTGGCCCAAAGGCAAGCGAGGCCTGGGCGAGCAAATCGCAAAGAAGGCGGACCGCACCTACGACATCCCCGGCTCACGCAGGAGCCGTATCGCTGCCGAAACCATCAGAGACTGGCTCAAGGCCTATCGCCACGGCGGCTTCGATGCCCTGATGCCCAAGGCGCGCAGTGACGAGGGGCAGGCACGCAAGATCCCACAGTCCATCGTGGACCTTCTGTGCATGGTCAAGGAAGACAGGCCCGCACTGTCTGTGCGCATGGTCATCGATGCCGTGCGAGCCTCGGGCGAGGTACCACAGGACCTGGAGCTGGCGCCAGCCACGGTGCATCGGGTGCTCTCTCGTGCAGGCTTGATGGCTCGCAAGCCCGAGACGCCAACGAGCAACGACCGCCGTCGCTTCGCCTTCGCGAAGGCGGGGGAGATGTGGATGAGCGACGTGATGCACGGACCGTCCGTGCTGATCGGAGGCAAGCGCCGCCAAAAGACGTATCTCATCTCATTCATGGACGACGCCACCCGAGTCGTCCCGTACGCTGCCTTCGCGCTCGGCGAAAACGTCTCTTGTTTCATGCCCGTCTTCGAGCAAGCGCTGCGACGGCGTGGACTTCCCCTGCGGCTTTACGTCGACAACGGGGCAGCATATCGGTCGCATCATCTGTCCCTCGTCTGTGCCAGGCTGGGCGTGACTCTCATCCATGCACGCCCCTACCAGCCCCAGGGCAAGGGCAAGCAGGAGCGCTGGCACCGCGAGGTGCGCCGGCAATGCCTTGGCACCCTCGCCGAAGGAGACACTGCGAGCCTCGAAGCCCTCAACCGCAAGCTCTGGACCTGGGTCGAGGGGGAGTACCACCAGGCCCCTCACAGAGGCCTTGATGGCGAGACCCCGCTCGAGCGCTGGGCTCGCGCTTGCGACGAGGTGCGGCTGCCGGACATCGGCGCAGACTTCAGTGCGCTCTTTCTCTTCGAGGAAAAGCGCAAGGTACACAAAGACAGGACCGTCAGCTTGCGGGGCGTCGTCTATGAGGTGGACGCTTCGCTCGTCGGCGAAACCGTCTCTTTGCGCTTCGACCCGAGCCGGGTCGGCAAGCCCGTCGAGCTCTGGGTCAAGGGGCGCAAAGTCGGCCTGGCCAAACCCGTCGATGCGTATGCCAACTGCTTCGTCAAACGCGACAACGAGGTGCGCTCCGTCCTGCGTGCCGACCGCGTTGCACCGAATCCGCCAGAAGGACTTCGCCTGCGCGACTTCGACGTCGTCGAGCACCACGACCAAGGAGAGCGATGA